One window from the genome of Poecilia reticulata strain Guanapo linkage group LG9, Guppy_female_1.0+MT, whole genome shotgun sequence encodes:
- the LOC103469647 gene encoding uncharacterized protein LOC103469647, with the protein MQYAIIDHAIKLIRSAGRGAWLSKADITSAFKVLPIHPDFWRFFGVVWKGAFYFTVRLTFGCCSSPKIFDSLPEALCWILINTYKLPYVIHLLDDFLVVTPPSSPPRSGLNALTQAFSQLGIPLSEEKTVGPRTSLEFLGITLDSLSFQASPSPKRSTEIRQKLILSNFLLADKCSKQLLSLLDHLNYAIRIIPQEKSFISHLLSKAASIPSLHGSLAIDHSCKLEMRLWHYFLSSWNGISFFYNDFLTYPEDIQLFTDAAPSIGFGGYYKEKWFADTWPLEFKSLQNASAPPSSTLFELYPILIAAILWGHEWSKKKNPSSFIQTARQ; encoded by the coding sequence ATGCAATATGCAATCATAGATCACGCCATTAAACTCATTAGGTCAGCAGGTCGCGGCGCCTGGCTCTCCAAAGCCGACATCACCAGCGCTTTCAAAGTTCTACCTATTCACCCCGACTTCTGGCGCTTCTTTGGCGTAGTTTGGAAAGGTGCCTTTTACTTCACCGTCCGCCTCACGTTCGGGTGCTGTAGCAGCCCCAAAATTTTCGATTCCCTGCCCGAAGCCCTCTGCTGGATCCTTATCAATACCTATAAACTCCCCTACGTCATACATCTTCTAGACGACTTCCTGGTCGTCACTCCTCCATCTTCCCCTCCTCGTTCCGGTCTTAACGCCCTAACTCAAGCCTTTTCCCAGCTGGGAATTCCCCTCTCAGAGGAGAAAACMGTCGGTCCGCGCACCTCTTTAGAGTTCCTAGGCATCACTCTGGACTCTTTATCTTTCCAAGCTTCCCCATCACCCAAAAGATCAACAGAAATTAGACAGAAATTAATCCTGTCTAATTTCTTACTCGCCGACAAATGTTCTAAACAGCTGCTCTCTCTCCTCGACCATCTAAACTACGCTATTCGAATCATTCCGCAGGAAAAATCCTTCATCTCTCACCTCCTGTCTAAAGCGGCCAGCATTCCCTCCCTTCACGGTTCTCTCGCCATCGATCACTCCTGCAAATTAGAAATGCGTCTGTGGCACTACTTTCTTTCATCCTGGAACGGAATTTCTTTCTTCTACAACGATTTCCTCACCTACCCTGAAGACATACAACTCTTTACCGACGCAGCTCCCTCAATCGGTTTCGGCGgttattacaaagaaaaatggttCGCCGACACATGGCCGCTCGAGTTTAAGTCTCTTCAGAACGCCTCGGCCCCTCCTTCTTCCACTCTCTTCGAACTTTACCCCATCCTCATCGCTGCGATCCTTTGGGGTCACGaatggtctaaaaaaaaaaatccatcctcaTTCATTCAGACAGCACGGCAGTAG